A portion of the Hoylesella buccalis ATCC 35310 genome contains these proteins:
- the gcvH gene encoding glycine cleavage system protein GcvH translates to MAKVIEGLYYSESHEFVKVEGNIASIGITDYAQQALGNIVYVDLPDVDDEIEAGDDFGAVESVKAASDLSTPVSGKVVEVNEALEDTPELINQDAFGAWIIKVELSDTSELDNLMDAKKYEEFCNK, encoded by the coding sequence ATGGCAAAAGTGATTGAAGGACTCTATTATAGCGAGTCACATGAGTTTGTAAAAGTAGAAGGTAACATCGCCAGCATCGGTATTACCGATTATGCACAACAGGCATTAGGCAACATCGTTTATGTGGACCTGCCAGACGTTGACGACGAGATAGAAGCAGGCGACGATTTTGGTGCCGTTGAGAGCGTAAAGGCTGCCAGCGACCTCAGTACTCCCGTGAGTGGAAAGGTTGTAGAGGTGAATGAGGCTTTGGAAGACACACCAGAGTTGATTAACCAAGATGCTTTCGGTGCATGGATTATTAAGGTAGAACTGTCGGATACCAGCGAGCTGGACAACCTGATGGATGCCAAGAAATACGAAGAATTCTGTAACAAATAA
- the gcvT gene encoding glycine cleavage system aminomethyltransferase GcvT — protein sequence MENKKTCLYDKHVALGAQMQPFAGFEMPILYSSIIEEHQAVRQHCGVFDVSHMGEAYITGADAERYVNHIFTNDVAGAPINQVFYGMMLYPDGGTVDDLLVYKMGENEFFLVFNAANIDKDVAWMRENAEGFDVTIDHCSDYYAQLAVQGPEAEAVMKEVLHLDCTDLQFYTAKTVDVDGENVIISRTGYTGEDGFEIYGSHAYIINTWDALMASKRCVPCGLGCRDTLRFEVGLPLYGNELSAEISPVMAGLSMFCKLDKEEFIGKEAIVKQKEEGVKQRVIGLELQEKAIPRHGYAVLRDGQQVGVITTGYHAISVDKSVAFALVNKEDAKLGTELEIQIRKKTFKCVVVKKRFYDKHYKKD from the coding sequence ATGGAAAATAAAAAAACTTGTTTGTACGACAAACACGTGGCATTGGGTGCGCAGATGCAACCCTTTGCAGGATTTGAGATGCCCATTCTGTACTCGTCCATCATCGAAGAACATCAAGCGGTACGCCAACATTGTGGCGTTTTTGACGTATCACACATGGGCGAGGCTTACATAACAGGCGCAGATGCCGAACGATATGTCAACCACATCTTCACCAACGATGTGGCAGGTGCGCCTATCAATCAGGTATTTTACGGCATGATGCTCTACCCTGACGGTGGAACGGTGGACGACCTGTTGGTTTACAAGATGGGTGAAAACGAGTTTTTCCTCGTCTTCAACGCTGCCAACATCGATAAGGATGTGGCCTGGATGCGCGAAAACGCCGAGGGTTTTGATGTAACCATTGACCACTGCTCTGACTATTATGCACAGCTGGCCGTGCAAGGACCCGAGGCAGAAGCCGTGATGAAAGAGGTGTTGCACCTGGATTGCACGGATCTTCAGTTCTATACAGCGAAGACAGTAGACGTTGATGGCGAGAATGTCATCATCAGTCGTACGGGCTACACGGGCGAGGACGGATTTGAAATCTACGGCTCTCACGCGTACATTATTAATACATGGGATGCCTTGATGGCGAGCAAGCGGTGCGTACCCTGTGGCCTTGGCTGTCGTGACACCCTGCGCTTCGAAGTAGGATTGCCACTTTACGGCAACGAACTGTCTGCAGAGATTTCGCCTGTTATGGCTGGTTTGAGCATGTTCTGCAAACTGGACAAGGAAGAATTCATCGGCAAAGAGGCCATTGTGAAGCAGAAAGAAGAAGGCGTCAAGCAAAGAGTAATCGGTCTGGAGCTGCAAGAAAAGGCCATCCCTCGTCATGGTTATGCCGTTCTGAGGGACGGACAGCAGGTCGGTGTGATAACCACTGGCTACCATGCCATCAGCGTGGACAAGAGTGTGGCCTTCGCTCTGGTGAACAAGGAAGATGCGAAATTAGGTACCGAACTGGAAATCCAGATTCGCAAAAAGACATTTAAGTGTGTGGTCGTGAAGAAGAGATTCTACGACAAACATTATAAGAAAGACTAA
- a CDS encoding lipoate--protein ligase — protein MVYVEVSEPSRLTSFYLAMEEYIARHVDSTEDCFFMWQVPPTVMFGRNQLIDNEVNTEYCQEKGIHLIRRKSGGGCIYVDEGCILFSCITHDDQVNMVFCQYIKRVVDMLQAMGVDAHSGGRNDILIGDKKVSGNAFYHVPGRSIVHGTMLYDTNIQNMVASITPSQEKLISKGVQSIRQHIALLKDHTTLTLEEVKRFARQHLCSSTITLTADDVKGIEEIEQDYLSDDFTYGNNPRYSIVHKKRIEGVGELEVRLELKNNVIKEANIMGDYFLTGDLDNGILKKLRHVPYNAQAIANALPDRLDDIIRNLKKQQLVDLILAE, from the coding sequence ATGGTCTACGTCGAAGTATCAGAACCTAGCAGACTCACCAGCTTCTACCTGGCGATGGAAGAATATATTGCACGACATGTCGACAGTACGGAGGATTGTTTCTTCATGTGGCAAGTGCCGCCAACGGTGATGTTTGGACGTAACCAACTCATCGACAACGAAGTAAACACCGAGTATTGCCAGGAAAAAGGCATCCACCTCATCAGGCGAAAAAGCGGAGGTGGCTGCATCTACGTTGACGAGGGCTGCATTCTGTTCTCCTGCATCACACACGACGACCAGGTGAACATGGTATTCTGCCAATACATCAAGCGCGTGGTAGACATGCTTCAGGCCATGGGGGTAGATGCCCATTCGGGTGGACGAAACGACATTCTCATTGGCGATAAAAAGGTGTCAGGCAACGCATTCTACCATGTACCGGGGCGAAGCATCGTTCATGGCACCATGCTCTACGACACCAATATACAAAACATGGTGGCCAGCATTACGCCCAGCCAAGAAAAACTCATCAGCAAAGGGGTGCAGAGCATTCGCCAGCACATCGCTCTGCTCAAGGATCACACCACGCTTACCCTCGAAGAGGTCAAACGTTTTGCACGTCAACACCTCTGCTCATCGACAATCACCCTGACAGCCGATGACGTGAAGGGTATCGAAGAGATTGAACAAGACTACCTGTCGGACGATTTTACATACGGCAACAATCCCCGTTACTCCATCGTTCACAAAAAACGGATTGAAGGCGTTGGCGAATTGGAGGTGCGACTTGAACTGAAAAACAATGTCATCAAAGAGGCCAACATCATGGGCGACTACTTCCTGACGGGCGACCTGGACAATGGCATTCTTAAGAAGTTGCGCCATGTACCTTACAACGCACAGGCTATCGCGAACGCCCTGCCCGACCGTTTGGACGACATCATCAGAAATCTGAAGAAGCAACAGTTGGTTGATTTGATATTGGCTGAATGA
- the thrA gene encoding bifunctional aspartate kinase/homoserine dehydrogenase I, whose product MKVLKFGGTSVGSVKSIRSLKRIVEQTAKQQPVIVVVSALGGITDQLLSTAQQALQGDDEWKQQFSEMVDRHHKLIDTIITDNARREELFYTVDALFEQLRSIYFGVYLIHDLSRKTQDAIVSYGERLSSKIVATFIKGAKWYDAREFIKTERKHDKHTLDSQLTYKLVKHTFATLPRISLVPGFISQDKNTNEITNLGRGGSDYTASIIAAALNAEILEIWTDVNGFMTADPKVIKTAYTINELSYIEAMELCNFGAKVVYPPTIYPVCVKNIPIKVKNTFDPDGEGTIIKAQIANDGKPIKGISSIKGTALINVSGLSMVGVIGVNRRIFTALADKGISVFLVSQASSENSTSIGVQEKDAEEAVKVLNEEFAKEIQTGAMFSMEAQKGLATIAIVGENMRHLPGIAAKLFETLGRSGISVIAFAQGSSETNISVVIEAPYLRKALNVLHDSFFLSEYKVLNLFICGIGTVGGKLIEQIRTQYEELKRHSQLKLNVVGIASSKHAIYNRDGIDLNNYREALKESDLSSPSALRDHILNMNIFNSVFVDCTASEEIAALYQTFLEHNISVVAANKIAASSPYNEYLALKQTAVMRGVKFRYETNVGAGLPIIGTINDLRNSGDKILKIEAVLSGTLNFIFNELSADVPFSATVRRAQTEGYSEPDPRIDLSGKDVIRKLVILTREAGYKAEQNDVEKHLFVPADYFEGSLDDFWKRLPLLDADFDVRRKRLEEQGQRWRFVASMEHGHMQVALQAVDRQHPFYNLEGSNNIVLLTTERYKDYPMQIQGYGAGADVTAAGVFANIMSIANI is encoded by the coding sequence ATGAAAGTATTGAAATTCGGCGGAACATCCGTTGGTTCCGTCAAGAGCATCCGCTCTTTGAAGAGAATTGTAGAACAAACTGCCAAGCAGCAACCAGTGATTGTGGTAGTCAGTGCCTTGGGAGGCATCACCGATCAATTGCTGTCAACTGCCCAACAGGCCTTGCAAGGTGATGACGAATGGAAACAACAGTTCAGCGAGATGGTAGACAGGCACCACAAACTCATTGACACCATCATCACAGACAATGCGCGGAGAGAAGAGTTGTTCTATACCGTTGACGCTCTTTTTGAACAACTACGATCCATTTACTTCGGCGTTTATCTCATTCATGATTTAAGTCGGAAGACGCAAGATGCCATCGTGAGCTATGGCGAACGATTGAGTTCGAAAATCGTCGCCACGTTCATCAAAGGCGCTAAATGGTACGATGCCCGCGAATTTATCAAGACCGAACGCAAGCATGACAAGCACACACTGGACAGCCAGCTCACCTACAAACTGGTTAAACACACGTTTGCCACCCTCCCCCGCATCTCTCTCGTGCCGGGTTTCATCAGTCAAGACAAGAATACCAACGAAATCACCAACCTCGGACGAGGTGGGTCAGACTACACGGCATCTATCATCGCCGCAGCGCTAAACGCGGAGATATTGGAGATATGGACTGATGTCAACGGCTTTATGACGGCCGATCCGAAGGTGATTAAGACCGCTTACACCATCAACGAACTGAGCTACATCGAGGCTATGGAGCTGTGTAACTTCGGCGCCAAAGTGGTTTATCCACCAACCATCTACCCCGTGTGCGTCAAGAACATCCCCATCAAGGTGAAAAACACCTTCGACCCAGACGGCGAAGGCACCATTATCAAAGCCCAAATAGCCAACGATGGCAAGCCCATCAAGGGTATATCCAGCATCAAAGGCACGGCACTCATCAATGTGAGCGGCCTCTCCATGGTGGGTGTGATTGGTGTAAACCGACGCATTTTCACGGCCCTGGCCGACAAGGGCATCTCCGTGTTCCTGGTCAGTCAGGCTTCTTCCGAAAATTCTACCAGCATTGGCGTACAGGAAAAGGATGCCGAAGAAGCTGTCAAGGTGCTCAACGAAGAGTTTGCCAAGGAGATTCAGACCGGTGCCATGTTCTCCATGGAAGCACAGAAAGGCTTGGCTACCATCGCCATCGTGGGCGAAAACATGAGACACCTGCCGGGAATAGCCGCCAAACTCTTTGAGACGCTCGGCCGATCGGGCATCAGTGTGATTGCCTTCGCACAGGGATCCAGCGAAACCAACATATCGGTAGTCATCGAGGCTCCATACCTTCGCAAGGCGCTGAACGTGCTGCACGACTCGTTTTTCCTATCAGAATACAAGGTACTGAACCTGTTTATCTGCGGAATAGGTACCGTTGGCGGCAAGCTCATCGAACAGATTCGAACGCAATACGAAGAGCTGAAACGCCATTCGCAGCTCAAACTCAACGTCGTAGGCATCGCTTCGTCAAAACATGCCATTTACAACCGTGACGGCATTGACCTGAACAATTACAGGGAAGCGTTGAAAGAATCTGACCTCAGCTCGCCCTCTGCCCTGCGCGACCATATCCTCAACATGAATATTTTCAACTCTGTGTTCGTCGATTGCACCGCCAGTGAAGAGATTGCCGCACTCTATCAAACCTTTCTCGAACATAACATCAGCGTGGTGGCAGCCAACAAAATAGCCGCATCCTCACCTTACAACGAATACTTGGCTCTGAAACAAACAGCCGTGATGCGGGGCGTGAAGTTCAGATACGAAACCAACGTCGGCGCCGGACTGCCCATCATCGGCACCATCAACGACCTGCGCAACTCGGGAGACAAAATCTTGAAGATTGAAGCCGTGCTGAGTGGCACCCTCAATTTTATCTTCAACGAACTTTCCGCCGACGTTCCGTTCTCAGCAACCGTACGCCGCGCGCAGACTGAAGGCTACAGCGAACCCGACCCACGCATCGACTTGAGCGGCAAGGATGTTATCCGAAAACTGGTAATCCTGACGCGAGAAGCCGGCTACAAGGCTGAACAAAATGACGTGGAGAAGCATCTGTTTGTGCCAGCCGACTATTTTGAAGGCAGTCTGGACGACTTCTGGAAACGCTTACCCCTCTTGGATGCCGACTTTGATGTGCGCCGAAAGCGACTGGAAGAACAAGGCCAGAGATGGCGATTCGTGGCCTCCATGGAGCATGGACACATGCAAGTGGCTCTGCAAGCCGTTGACCGGCAGCATCCGTTCTACAACCTCGAGGGCAGTAACAACATCGTGCTGCTCACCACCGAGCGTTACAAAGACTACCCCATGCAGATACAAGGCTATGGAGCTGGTGCCGACGTGACAGCCGCAGGCGTGTTCGCCAACATCATGTCCATCGCCAACATTTAG
- a CDS encoding NAD(P)/FAD-dependent oxidoreductase, protein MIKEFQIRLLPQHAHSEQTIIEYLAKEKGMDARTVKHVRVLKRSVDARQRTVYVNLSLRVYINELPQDEEFIRTVYPDVSQKPRVIVVGAGPAGLFAALRLIEEGFKPVVIERGKNVRERKKDLAMITKTQKVDAESNYCFGEGGAGAYSDGKLYTRSKKRGSVEKILNVFCQHGASTSILADAHPHIGTDKLPKVIENMRNTIINSGGEVHFETKMTAFLLSAEGDEVLGVEAVRLSSGQEVTFKGPVILATGHSARDVYRYLSGAKIEIEPKGLAVGVRLEHPSMLIDQIQYHDKRGRGKYLPAAEYSFVSQVEGRGVYSFCMCPGGFVIPSATGPRQIVVNGMSPSNRGTKWSNAGMVVELHPEDVRQAGMLMPSDDEKLNDDLVMMQLQEQLEYTCWLQGNRQQTAPAQRMADFVNSKLSYDLSASSYAPGLMSSPLHFWMPPFIAHRLQEGFKKFGQMSRGFLTNEAVVIAVETRTSSPVRILRDRETLQHVRVRGLFPCGEGAGYAGGIVSAGIDGERCAERCAAFLSK, encoded by the coding sequence ATGATCAAAGAATTTCAAATCAGACTTCTTCCTCAGCATGCTCATTCCGAGCAGACTATCATTGAATATCTGGCCAAGGAAAAGGGAATGGATGCCCGAACGGTGAAGCATGTGCGGGTGTTGAAACGGTCTGTTGACGCACGGCAGCGAACGGTGTATGTGAATCTTAGTTTGAGAGTGTACATCAATGAGTTGCCACAGGATGAGGAATTCATCAGGACAGTTTATCCGGATGTGTCCCAAAAGCCTCGTGTCATCGTGGTGGGAGCTGGTCCGGCGGGACTTTTCGCCGCACTTCGTTTGATTGAAGAGGGCTTCAAACCCGTGGTCATCGAGCGGGGGAAGAATGTCAGGGAGCGCAAGAAAGACCTTGCCATGATTACCAAGACGCAGAAGGTGGATGCTGAAAGCAACTATTGTTTTGGTGAAGGTGGCGCCGGTGCGTATTCGGATGGCAAACTGTATACCCGCTCGAAGAAGCGTGGTTCGGTTGAGAAAATTCTCAATGTGTTTTGCCAACATGGTGCTTCAACCTCGATCTTGGCCGACGCACATCCGCATATCGGTACGGACAAGTTGCCGAAGGTCATCGAAAACATGCGAAATACCATCATCAACAGTGGTGGAGAGGTGCATTTTGAAACCAAGATGACGGCTTTCTTGCTGTCTGCCGAGGGGGATGAGGTGCTGGGCGTTGAAGCCGTGCGATTGTCTTCGGGGCAGGAAGTTACGTTCAAAGGGCCGGTCATCTTGGCCACCGGACACAGTGCGCGTGACGTATATCGATATTTGAGTGGTGCCAAAATAGAAATCGAACCGAAAGGATTGGCGGTTGGAGTGCGCTTGGAACATCCTTCAATGTTGATCGATCAGATACAATATCATGATAAGCGGGGTCGGGGAAAATATCTTCCGGCGGCCGAATATTCATTTGTCAGTCAGGTGGAAGGACGTGGCGTTTACTCGTTCTGCATGTGTCCGGGTGGCTTTGTCATCCCTTCTGCCACGGGTCCGAGGCAAATAGTGGTGAATGGAATGAGTCCCAGTAACCGCGGAACGAAGTGGTCGAATGCGGGCATGGTGGTGGAATTGCATCCTGAAGACGTTCGCCAGGCAGGCATGTTGATGCCCAGTGATGATGAAAAGCTGAATGATGATTTGGTGATGATGCAGTTGCAGGAACAATTGGAATACACTTGTTGGTTGCAGGGAAATAGGCAACAAACTGCTCCGGCGCAGCGAATGGCTGACTTTGTGAACAGCAAATTGTCATACGACTTATCGGCATCCAGTTATGCTCCCGGCTTAATGAGCAGTCCACTTCACTTTTGGATGCCGCCATTTATCGCCCATCGTTTGCAAGAAGGCTTCAAGAAGTTTGGACAGATGAGCCGTGGTTTCCTGACCAATGAAGCTGTCGTGATAGCCGTTGAGACGCGAACGTCGTCGCCCGTGCGTATTCTCCGCGACCGCGAAACGCTGCAACATGTTCGCGTTCGTGGCCTCTTTCCTTGTGGAGAGGGCGCTGGCTATGCAGGTGGAATCGTCTCTGCCGGTATTGATGGTGAGCGATGTGCCGAGCGATGCGCTGCGTTTCTGTCTAAATGA
- a CDS encoding DUF1573 domain-containing protein, which yields MKKLIMLSMMLFACFTIVNAQQKAQIKFDKITHDFGKFNESTPEQKCVFTFTNVGNAPLIVNQAVASCGCTVPAYTKTPVQPGKKGEIKVTYNGKGRFPGHFKKTITVRTNGEPEMTRLYIEGVMEEAKK from the coding sequence ATGAAAAAACTGATCATGTTATCCATGATGCTGTTTGCTTGTTTTACCATAGTAAACGCACAACAAAAAGCACAAATCAAGTTTGACAAAATCACTCACGACTTTGGCAAATTCAATGAAAGCACACCTGAGCAGAAGTGCGTTTTTACCTTCACTAACGTGGGTAACGCCCCGCTTATCGTCAATCAAGCTGTGGCAAGCTGTGGTTGCACTGTGCCAGCTTACACCAAAACTCCTGTTCAACCAGGAAAGAAAGGTGAGATAAAAGTAACGTACAACGGCAAAGGTAGATTCCCTGGACACTTCAAAAAGACCATCACGGTACGCACCAATGGGGAGCCAGAGATGACCCGTCTGTACATTGAGGGCGTCATGGAAGAGGCTAAGAAATAA
- a CDS encoding DMP19 family protein, with protein sequence MIEIKLEENVLQKAAEEGMDVFLQAIVDTIYDAIGGELTADSMQQLNSDQITLLAYHILHQEVMDGGFVQLIHNGYGPFIFRNPFDKALKSWDIHDLSKMIGKCHKLYRKYAAELEQDCSDDEFMALFEKYPAFDDFDDEFVENEERWTENIARYVDEHIGQFVKIV encoded by the coding sequence ATGATTGAAATAAAACTTGAAGAAAACGTTCTGCAAAAAGCAGCTGAAGAAGGGATGGATGTATTTCTTCAGGCGATTGTGGATACGATTTATGATGCGATAGGCGGAGAACTGACGGCCGACTCGATGCAACAACTAAACTCGGATCAAATTACGCTGTTGGCTTATCACATCCTTCATCAGGAAGTGATGGACGGTGGATTCGTACAGCTCATTCATAACGGTTATGGTCCCTTTATCTTCAGAAACCCTTTTGACAAGGCTCTGAAAAGCTGGGACATCCACGATTTGTCTAAGATGATAGGGAAATGTCATAAGCTCTATCGTAAATATGCTGCCGAATTGGAACAAGATTGTTCTGACGACGAGTTTATGGCGTTGTTTGAGAAATATCCAGCCTTTGACGATTTTGACGATGAATTCGTTGAAAATGAAGAGCGTTGGACGGAAAATATTGCACGTTATGTGGATGAACACATCGGGCAATTTGTAAAGATTGTGTAA
- the smpB gene encoding SsrA-binding protein SmpB → MNKEELALRKKSPIQIRNKKASFEYFFIDTYTAGIVLTGTEIKSIRLGKASLVDAFCYIYHGEIWIKGMNISPYFYGSYSNPEAKRDRKLLLTKREIRKLEADIKVAGHTIVPTLVFIDAHGRAKVDIALAKGKKEYDKRQTLKEKEDRREMDRAVKNF, encoded by the coding sequence ATGAATAAGGAAGAACTCGCACTAAGAAAAAAGAGTCCCATACAGATTAGGAACAAAAAAGCGTCATTTGAGTATTTTTTCATTGATACTTATACCGCCGGCATCGTGCTCACGGGTACGGAAATCAAGTCCATTCGCCTGGGTAAGGCCTCTTTGGTTGATGCCTTCTGCTACATTTATCATGGCGAAATTTGGATTAAAGGGATGAACATCAGTCCGTATTTCTATGGCTCTTACTCGAACCCAGAAGCCAAGCGTGACCGCAAGCTGTTGCTGACGAAACGTGAAATCAGAAAGTTGGAAGCCGACATCAAGGTAGCTGGTCATACCATCGTTCCCACCTTGGTGTTCATCGATGCGCATGGAAGAGCCAAGGTGGACATCGCTTTGGCTAAGGGAAAGAAGGAATACGACAAACGACAAACGCTGAAGGAAAAAGAAGACAGGCGAGAAATGGATAGGGCCGTCAAAAACTTTTAG